In Propionicimonas paludicola, a single window of DNA contains:
- a CDS encoding APC family permease, with the protein MDGAVHSHEHADIDAEGLVDKGLRKGSVSLVAAVSIGLAATAPAYSLTGALGWGAAASGYQLPIIFLISVIPMFFVALAYKHMTEVAPDSGTVFTWGSMAIGPYTGWIGGWGLFLSSTLAGVGAAEVTVNAVVTVAGLEDPPILLRAAIGAAFILLTTWLVARGAEESSRTTLLLTIVQYGGLIVFALIMVAAVLSGNAAPTAEPFSWEWFNPLAINGYDAMMGGFLVALFIFWGFDASLAMSEESGGNAKQAGRTGVISMTIILVTYVVFAVAALAYAGIDETDPLSLTHPDNIDDVFGSMATAAVGTWGAVVAALIIAVSAFSATMSTVMPTARNLLAMASYKALPKRFASVDEATAAPKVATWAMGLLTLAIYLGLSLTSDSIVADSVYSVGISICVYYIVASLSSVVYFHRTAFASVRTAFGQVILPAIAVVVLGYVLVVEAGNMMDPEYGSGSSVMGVGTVFIVGVLGMALAIPLMLAWRIKAPAFFKGRTLPKQRAHWVRDGAGPSVGDSRSELE; encoded by the coding sequence ATGGACGGCGCTGTCCACAGTCACGAGCATGCCGATATCGACGCCGAAGGGCTCGTTGACAAGGGGTTACGCAAGGGTTCGGTGTCCCTGGTTGCGGCCGTGTCAATCGGGCTGGCGGCCACGGCGCCGGCCTACTCGCTGACCGGCGCGCTGGGCTGGGGTGCGGCCGCGTCCGGCTACCAGTTGCCGATCATCTTCCTGATCTCGGTGATCCCGATGTTCTTCGTGGCGCTGGCCTACAAGCACATGACCGAGGTGGCGCCGGACTCCGGCACCGTGTTCACCTGGGGCTCGATGGCGATCGGCCCCTACACCGGCTGGATCGGTGGCTGGGGGCTGTTCTTGTCCAGCACGCTGGCCGGGGTCGGCGCGGCCGAGGTGACGGTGAATGCCGTAGTCACGGTCGCTGGGCTGGAGGACCCGCCGATCCTGCTGCGAGCGGCGATCGGTGCGGCGTTCATCCTGCTGACCACCTGGCTGGTGGCCCGGGGTGCGGAGGAGTCGTCGCGCACCACGCTGCTGCTGACCATCGTCCAGTACGGCGGACTGATCGTGTTCGCCCTGATCATGGTGGCCGCCGTGCTCAGCGGCAATGCCGCCCCGACCGCCGAGCCGTTCTCCTGGGAGTGGTTCAACCCGCTGGCCATCAACGGCTACGACGCCATGATGGGCGGCTTCCTGGTGGCGCTGTTCATCTTCTGGGGCTTCGATGCGTCCCTGGCCATGTCGGAGGAGTCCGGCGGCAACGCGAAGCAGGCCGGACGTACCGGCGTGATCTCAATGACGATCATCCTGGTCACGTACGTGGTCTTCGCGGTCGCGGCCCTGGCCTACGCCGGGATCGACGAGACCGACCCGCTCAGCCTCACCCATCCCGACAACATCGACGACGTGTTCGGCTCGATGGCCACGGCCGCGGTCGGGACCTGGGGTGCGGTTGTCGCGGCCCTGATCATCGCGGTGTCGGCGTTCTCGGCCACCATGTCGACGGTGATGCCGACCGCCCGCAACCTGCTGGCCATGGCCAGCTACAAGGCGCTGCCCAAGCGCTTCGCCAGCGTGGACGAGGCCACCGCGGCCCCCAAGGTGGCCACCTGGGCCATGGGCCTGCTGACCTTGGCGATCTACCTGGGCCTGAGCCTGACCAGCGACTCGATCGTGGCCGACTCGGTCTACAGCGTCGGCATCTCGATCTGCGTGTACTACATCGTCGCGTCGCTGTCGTCGGTGGTGTACTTCCACCGGACGGCGTTCGCCTCGGTGCGGACGGCCTTCGGTCAGGTGATTCTGCCGGCGATTGCGGTGGTCGTTCTCGGCTACGTCCTGGTCGTCGAGGCCGGCAACATGATGGACCCCGAGTACGGCTCCGGCAGCTCAGTGATGGGCGTCGGCACGGTGTTCATCGTCGGCGTCCTCGGAATGGCGCTGGCCATTCCCCTGATGCTCGCCTGGCGGATCAAGGCCCCCGCCTTCTTCAAGGGTCGGACGCTCCCGAAGCAGCGGGCACACTGGGTTCGGGATGGAGCTGGCCCGTCTGTTGGTGATTCTCGCTCTGAACTCGAATGA
- a CDS encoding electron transfer flavoprotein subunit alpha/FixB family protein, with the protein MKAKRAVVYGESVGGYAELCAGASALAEEVIAVVVGSADQACAVAELGVAVRLLEISEDVWLDDCWPVLIEEITALQPELVLLRAGKRVRALAGRLSVATGMPVASDVASLAEAEAGFEFGLVRYGGATEQASVAPSVIAIVGPGLFAPAAPVGGGSVTTIDAAVASGPIRLMSRAPLAEESVDLGVAEVVVGVGRGIGSVENVARAAELARKLGGELACSRPIAEGLGWLPKNRYLGVSGAVISPKVYLALGISGQVQHLVGVNGSKAIVAINKDKNAPIFGHCDLGLVADLEAMLPELLDKLA; encoded by the coding sequence GTGAAGGCGAAGCGAGCCGTTGTCTACGGCGAGTCGGTCGGGGGCTACGCGGAGTTGTGCGCAGGGGCGTCCGCCCTTGCCGAAGAGGTGATCGCGGTGGTGGTCGGGTCGGCCGACCAGGCGTGCGCGGTGGCCGAACTCGGGGTGGCGGTACGCCTGCTGGAGATCTCCGAGGACGTGTGGCTGGACGACTGCTGGCCGGTGCTGATCGAGGAGATCACGGCCCTGCAGCCGGAGCTGGTGCTGCTGCGGGCCGGCAAGCGGGTCCGGGCGTTGGCCGGACGGCTGTCGGTGGCGACCGGGATGCCGGTGGCCAGCGATGTGGCCTCCCTGGCTGAGGCCGAGGCCGGCTTCGAGTTCGGGCTGGTCCGCTACGGCGGAGCGACCGAGCAGGCCTCGGTGGCGCCATCGGTGATCGCCATCGTGGGCCCTGGACTGTTCGCCCCGGCCGCCCCGGTCGGCGGCGGATCGGTGACCACCATCGACGCCGCGGTGGCGTCCGGCCCGATTCGGCTGATGTCGCGGGCGCCGCTGGCCGAGGAGAGTGTGGATCTCGGCGTGGCCGAGGTCGTGGTCGGCGTGGGCCGGGGGATCGGCTCGGTGGAGAACGTGGCCCGGGCCGCCGAACTTGCCCGCAAGCTCGGCGGTGAGCTGGCGTGCAGCCGTCCGATCGCCGAAGGGCTGGGCTGGCTGCCCAAGAACCGCTATCTGGGGGTCTCCGGCGCGGTGATCTCACCGAAGGTGTATCTGGCGCTGGGCATTTCCGGCCAGGTGCAGCACCTGGTGGGCGTGAACGGTTCGAAGGCGATTGTGGCCATCAACAAGGACAAGAATGCGCCGATCTTCGGTCATTGCGATCTTGGCCTGGTTGCCGACCTCGAGGCGATGCTGCCGGAGCTGCTCGACAAGCTCGCCTGA
- the fixA gene encoding putative electron transfer flavoprotein FixA — protein MKIVACFKVVRDERDLVVAPDRTVTLDACGLRVGDYDLNAIEAGAQLAADGGELVALTVGGEEVRDSKLRKSVLSRGVSALTSVVDPSLTTADAGVTAEVLAAAVGRVEGVDLVVCGEGSADRYAQQVGAQLAARLGLPYLNAVSKIEVSADGLVVERTLDGVVETLAVPLPAVLSVTSDLNSPRIPTMKDILGAGKKPATDWSLADLGVACSGPARVAGPERAPESRQRAGAVYEAAQQQEFFDALRRLIGKDAK, from the coding sequence ATGAAGATCGTTGCCTGTTTCAAGGTCGTCCGGGACGAGCGTGACCTCGTGGTCGCGCCCGACCGGACGGTCACCCTCGACGCCTGCGGCCTGCGGGTCGGTGACTACGACCTCAATGCCATCGAGGCCGGCGCGCAGCTGGCCGCCGATGGCGGTGAGCTGGTGGCGCTGACCGTGGGTGGCGAGGAGGTTCGTGACTCCAAGCTGCGCAAGAGCGTCCTGTCCCGCGGCGTGAGCGCGCTGACCTCGGTGGTCGATCCGAGCCTGACCACGGCCGACGCCGGCGTCACCGCCGAAGTCCTGGCTGCGGCCGTCGGACGGGTCGAGGGCGTCGACTTGGTCGTGTGCGGTGAGGGCTCGGCGGATCGCTATGCGCAGCAGGTGGGCGCGCAGCTGGCGGCCCGGCTCGGGCTGCCGTACCTGAACGCGGTCAGCAAGATCGAGGTCTCCGCGGACGGCCTGGTGGTCGAGCGGACTCTGGACGGGGTGGTCGAGACGCTGGCAGTGCCGCTGCCGGCGGTGCTCTCGGTGACCTCGGACCTGAACTCGCCCAGGATCCCGACGATGAAGGACATCCTCGGGGCCGGCAAGAAGCCGGCGACCGACTGGTCGCTGGCCGACCTGGGAGTGGCGTGCTCCGGACCGGCTAGGGTGGCCGGGCCGGAGCGCGCGCCGGAGTCCCGGCAGCGGGCCGGAGCCGTGTATGAGGCGGCTCAGCAGCAGGAGTTCTTCGACGCTCTGCGTCGGCTGATCGGGAAGGATGCCAAGTGA
- a CDS encoding MFS transporter produces MTSTSSRSWWPWLVLLGCIGCYSIPVGMIGNTAGLFVAPVMTEFGWDQTSTTMYRTLQPLVAAVCTPIAGRMFARYSPRVILTITSVIFGLSSAATAYATQLWQWNLYGVIYGVTCAFFMYLAAPVLVNRWFHKSNGLALGLTAAVLSVLAALTSPITQALITSHGWQYSRLVICLVATVISVVLTFLFVRDSPEKMGLKPYGADEAPSGNEPSDAVRGGEGATRAQALASPGLYLVILIAAIIVMTAAFFQQVPAYTAKSPLGAAAGAMAVSIVMIGGTIGKLVLGWLADRIGVKPTSIAAMLCGALGMLLAYLATDVWLFYLGMVIFGVGYAGLTVIVPLLVRNCFGSLNYAEIYSWVSTGIFLATSLSFLIYGRIVDLTGSFAWCFYLVIGLYLLAAVLIVPAVNLSRGAWVPKDRDLTTKVGV; encoded by the coding sequence ATGACCAGTACGTCTTCGCGCAGTTGGTGGCCCTGGCTGGTTCTGCTGGGCTGCATTGGTTGTTACTCGATCCCGGTGGGGATGATCGGAAACACCGCCGGGCTGTTCGTGGCGCCGGTGATGACCGAGTTCGGCTGGGACCAGACCAGCACCACCATGTACCGCACCCTGCAGCCCTTGGTGGCTGCCGTGTGCACCCCGATCGCCGGACGGATGTTCGCCCGGTACTCGCCGCGGGTGATCCTCACCATCACGTCGGTGATCTTCGGCCTCTCCTCGGCTGCCACCGCCTACGCCACGCAGTTGTGGCAGTGGAACCTCTACGGCGTCATCTACGGCGTGACGTGCGCCTTCTTCATGTACCTGGCAGCCCCGGTGCTGGTGAACCGCTGGTTCCACAAGAGCAACGGCCTCGCCTTGGGGCTCACCGCGGCCGTCCTCAGCGTGCTGGCCGCCCTGACCAGCCCGATCACTCAGGCCCTGATCACCTCGCACGGCTGGCAGTACTCGCGGCTGGTGATCTGCCTGGTGGCCACCGTGATTTCGGTGGTGCTCACCTTCCTGTTCGTCCGGGACAGCCCCGAGAAGATGGGACTCAAGCCCTACGGCGCCGATGAGGCACCGTCCGGCAACGAGCCGTCCGATGCCGTCCGCGGTGGCGAAGGTGCCACCCGCGCGCAGGCATTGGCCAGCCCAGGGCTCTACCTGGTGATCCTGATCGCGGCCATCATCGTGATGACGGCGGCCTTCTTCCAGCAGGTGCCGGCCTACACGGCCAAGAGCCCGCTCGGCGCAGCGGCCGGGGCGATGGCGGTCTCGATCGTCATGATCGGCGGCACCATCGGCAAGCTGGTGCTCGGCTGGCTGGCTGACCGGATCGGCGTGAAGCCGACCTCGATCGCAGCCATGCTGTGCGGAGCCCTCGGCATGCTGCTGGCCTATCTGGCCACCGACGTGTGGCTGTTCTACCTGGGCATGGTGATCTTCGGGGTGGGCTATGCCGGCCTGACCGTGATCGTCCCGCTGCTGGTGCGCAACTGTTTCGGGAGCCTGAACTACGCCGAGATCTACTCGTGGGTGTCCACCGGCATCTTCTTGGCCACCTCGCTGTCGTTCCTGATCTACGGACGCATCGTCGACCTGACCGGCTCCTTCGCCTGGTGCTTCTACCTGGTGATCGGGCTCTACCTGCTTGCTGCGGTGCTGATCGTGCCTGCGGTGAACCTGTCCCGAGGCGCCTGGGTGCCGAAGGACCGAGACCTGACAACCAAGGTGGGAGTTTGA
- a CDS encoding MFS transporter produces the protein MTTNATPGNLAPLAPKTGLGSNYAWLIVVACIGFYAIPVGVVGNTSGVFLTPVMKETGWDRTTASLYMTLQPWVAALCTPFAAKIMAKYNPRWVLTITAALYGLATIWTAYATQPWEWHAYGVIYGICCSFFMFFAVPTLINAWFRKGAGVALGVAGATLSLIAALCSPWAQSMIATSGWRSARLVFGIIITVIPTILTALFVRRDPASMGVLPYGAEAQSAASSDAPGASVQDGATLDQARRSFSFYLLILVAGFFVLCAAFFQQIPSFAATGPLGAAAGALAVSIVMIGSTIGKFLLGWMSDKIGSMATGVFAALCGALGVAMAFFSGANVTVFYIGMGIFGIGFAALTVVAPMLAREGFGTANYSDIYQWVSTGIFIFSGAAALIYAQIFDLTKKFDAAFILVIVMYVLTAVFIPIIVKNARKSWAKA, from the coding sequence ATGACAACCAACGCCACGCCGGGCAACCTCGCCCCGCTGGCTCCGAAGACCGGTTTGGGCTCGAACTATGCCTGGCTGATCGTCGTCGCCTGTATCGGCTTCTACGCCATTCCGGTCGGAGTGGTGGGTAACACCTCGGGCGTCTTCCTCACCCCGGTGATGAAGGAGACCGGGTGGGATCGCACCACCGCCTCCTTGTACATGACCCTGCAGCCCTGGGTTGCCGCGCTGTGCACGCCTTTCGCCGCCAAGATCATGGCCAAGTACAACCCGCGCTGGGTGCTCACCATCACCGCCGCGCTGTACGGTCTGGCGACCATCTGGACGGCCTACGCCACCCAGCCCTGGGAGTGGCACGCCTACGGCGTCATCTACGGCATCTGCTGCTCGTTCTTCATGTTCTTCGCGGTTCCGACCCTGATCAACGCCTGGTTCCGTAAGGGAGCCGGGGTCGCCCTCGGCGTCGCCGGTGCCACCTTGAGCCTGATCGCCGCCCTGTGCAGCCCGTGGGCACAGTCGATGATCGCCACCAGCGGCTGGCGCTCGGCCCGCCTGGTGTTCGGCATCATCATCACCGTCATCCCGACGATCCTGACCGCACTGTTCGTCCGCCGCGATCCGGCCAGCATGGGCGTGCTTCCCTACGGCGCAGAGGCGCAGTCCGCGGCCTCGTCCGATGCCCCGGGGGCCTCGGTTCAGGACGGCGCCACCCTCGACCAGGCGCGTCGCTCGTTCTCGTTCTACCTGCTGATCCTGGTGGCCGGCTTCTTCGTGCTCTGCGCGGCCTTCTTCCAGCAGATCCCGTCGTTCGCGGCGACCGGCCCGCTGGGTGCCGCCGCCGGTGCCCTGGCCGTCTCGATCGTGATGATCGGCTCGACCATCGGCAAGTTCCTGCTCGGCTGGATGAGCGACAAGATCGGCAGCATGGCCACCGGCGTCTTCGCCGCGCTGTGCGGTGCACTCGGTGTGGCCATGGCCTTCTTCTCCGGAGCCAACGTGACGGTGTTCTACATCGGCATGGGCATCTTCGGCATCGGCTTCGCGGCGCTGACTGTGGTGGCTCCGATGCTGGCCCGCGAAGGTTTCGGGACGGCGAACTACTCCGACATCTACCAGTGGGTCTCCACCGGCATCTTCATCTTCAGTGGTGCGGCCGCGCTCATCTACGCGCAGATCTTCGACCTCACCAAGAAGTTTGACGCTGCGTTCATCCTGGTCATCGTCATGTACGTGCTGACCGCGGTGTTCATCCCGATCATCGTCAAGAACGCTCGCAAGAGCTGGGCCAAGGCCTGA
- a CDS encoding CoA transferase, producing the protein MSPLPPPKFGNLQNLKVINASSVVAGPFMCELFAEQGADVIQVESTLVPDMYRLWPQSWSMERRNQRSMTLNIPTPQGKEVLFRLLADADMLVESSRGGTWASWGLTDEVLWQVKPDLVIVHVSGFGQTGDPGYLRRASFDSIGQAFSGYMAINGFPDPLPPYVTKPYTGDFIAGLFGAWSSLAAVIRARETGVGESIDVAQFESIVRLQASYLTDGLNKGKQAPRMGNLDTVGACQGTQQCRDGWIFIAVGGAKAVRGMIEFFGLGDDPDFQGTIQSITRNFPERARKFTEKLDQFCLDHTVAEVEATFAPMGVALSPIMTYQMMLENSHYQQRGVFESWQDIQTGEEMLGATPVPRFANNPSRTVRGGAPYDFDTRSVLTEHGFSDEHIDELYQLGILNNGAK; encoded by the coding sequence ATGAGCCCCTTGCCCCCTCCGAAGTTCGGAAACCTGCAGAACCTGAAGGTGATCAACGCCTCCTCGGTGGTCGCCGGCCCGTTCATGTGCGAGCTGTTCGCCGAGCAGGGTGCCGACGTGATCCAGGTGGAGAGCACCCTGGTGCCCGACATGTACCGGCTGTGGCCGCAGTCGTGGTCCATGGAGCGGCGCAACCAGCGCTCGATGACCCTGAACATCCCGACCCCGCAGGGCAAGGAGGTGCTGTTCCGGCTGCTCGCCGACGCCGACATGCTGGTGGAGTCCTCCCGCGGCGGCACCTGGGCGTCCTGGGGGCTGACCGACGAGGTGCTGTGGCAGGTCAAGCCGGATCTGGTCATCGTCCACGTCTCCGGCTTCGGCCAGACCGGCGACCCGGGCTACCTGCGGCGGGCCTCCTTCGACTCGATCGGCCAGGCGTTCAGCGGCTACATGGCCATCAACGGCTTCCCCGATCCGCTGCCGCCCTACGTGACCAAGCCCTACACCGGTGACTTCATCGCCGGCCTGTTCGGCGCCTGGTCGTCGCTGGCCGCGGTGATCCGGGCCCGGGAGACCGGGGTCGGCGAGAGCATCGACGTGGCCCAGTTCGAGTCGATCGTCCGGCTCCAGGCGTCCTACCTGACCGACGGACTCAACAAGGGCAAGCAGGCTCCCCGGATGGGCAACCTCGACACCGTCGGTGCTTGTCAGGGCACTCAGCAGTGCCGCGACGGCTGGATCTTCATCGCGGTCGGCGGCGCCAAGGCTGTCCGCGGCATGATCGAGTTCTTCGGCCTGGGCGATGACCCGGACTTCCAGGGCACGATCCAGTCGATCACCCGCAACTTCCCCGAACGGGCTCGCAAGTTCACCGAGAAGCTGGACCAGTTCTGCCTGGACCACACGGTGGCCGAAGTCGAAGCGACTTTCGCTCCGATGGGCGTCGCGCTCAGCCCGATCATGACCTACCAGATGATGCTCGAGAACTCCCATTACCAGCAGCGCGGGGTGTTTGAGAGCTGGCAGGACATCCAAACCGGCGAAGAGATGCTCGGTGCCACTCCGGTGCCGAGATTCGCCAACAACCCGAGTCGGACGGTGCGCGGTGGTGCCCCGTACGACTTCGACACCCGCTCGGTGCTGACTGAGCACGGCTTCAGCGACGAGCACATCGACGAGCTCTACCAGCTCGGAATCCTCAACAACGGCGCGAAATAG
- a CDS encoding CoA transferase, with product MPARLSQPEFGLLNGYRVVMIGLSVAAPFAGELFAEHGAEVIWIENPKAIDSSRVARRSGAWQQDRRNMRSLSLDYVHGAGREVFARLIETADVLVEASVGGRFAKIGYSDQTLWELNPGLVIAHISGFGQTGDPSYVSRASYDPIAQAFGCVMRMNGLPGQPSAPAMPFPADYAAGMFAFGMANAALLKRQQTGRGESLDIAQFELMMRLQANYPTDYYRYGLDYTKEGNRSRICALYGTYTAADGEELYVLVLGAGVVPKVLALLDLDYGSELFPTGSTFVPVDTVAAQVLEASFAEFLSVHTAAEVEEILAGAGIPCSRLMDYEAARTHPQYVARQVITEWLATDGQTRIPGVKVVPEVAGYPGQVWRGAPTVGMDNDEILADLGISAQLRDELYAAGQLTRREYFETTGG from the coding sequence ATGCCAGCACGTCTTTCCCAGCCGGAGTTCGGCCTGCTCAACGGCTACCGGGTGGTCATGATCGGGCTCTCGGTGGCCGCCCCGTTCGCCGGTGAGCTGTTCGCCGAGCACGGCGCCGAGGTGATCTGGATCGAGAACCCCAAAGCGATCGACTCCTCCCGGGTGGCTCGCCGCTCCGGGGCCTGGCAACAGGACCGGCGCAACATGCGCAGCCTGTCGCTGGACTACGTGCATGGCGCCGGACGGGAGGTCTTCGCCCGGCTGATCGAGACCGCCGATGTGTTGGTCGAGGCCTCGGTGGGCGGCCGGTTCGCCAAGATCGGCTACTCCGACCAGACCCTGTGGGAGCTCAACCCCGGCTTGGTGATCGCCCACATCTCCGGCTTCGGCCAGACCGGCGACCCGAGCTATGTGTCCCGGGCCAGCTATGACCCGATCGCGCAGGCGTTCGGCTGCGTGATGCGGATGAACGGGTTGCCCGGACAGCCGTCCGCGCCGGCCATGCCGTTCCCGGCCGACTATGCGGCTGGCATGTTCGCCTTCGGGATGGCCAATGCGGCGCTGCTGAAGCGCCAGCAGACCGGACGCGGCGAGAGCCTCGACATCGCCCAGTTCGAACTGATGATGCGGCTGCAGGCCAACTATCCGACCGACTACTACCGCTATGGCTTAGACTACACCAAGGAAGGCAACCGCAGCCGGATCTGCGCCCTGTACGGGACCTACACGGCCGCCGACGGTGAAGAGCTCTACGTGCTGGTGCTCGGAGCCGGGGTGGTGCCGAAGGTGCTGGCCCTGCTCGACCTCGACTACGGCAGCGAGCTGTTCCCGACCGGCTCCACCTTCGTCCCGGTGGATACCGTGGCTGCGCAGGTGCTGGAGGCGTCCTTCGCCGAGTTCCTCAGCGTGCACACCGCCGCCGAGGTCGAGGAGATCCTGGCCGGGGCGGGTATCCCGTGTTCGCGGCTGATGGATTACGAGGCAGCCCGCACTCACCCGCAGTACGTGGCCCGTCAGGTGATCACCGAGTGGCTGGCCACCGACGGACAGACCCGGATCCCCGGCGTGAAGGTGGTCCCCGAGGTGGCCGGCTATCCCGGCCAGGTCTGGCGCGGCGCCCCGACCGTGGGCATGGACAACGACGAGATCCTGGCCGACTTGGGGATCTCCGCGCAGCTGCGCGACGAGCTCTACGCGGCCGGCCAGTTGACCCGCCGAGAGTACTTCGAGACCACCGGCGGCTGA
- a CDS encoding TIGR03084 family metal-binding protein, translated as MKSIVSDLLAEQAQVDAVLDGLPESVWNSPSANCEWTIKQELQHVAAFDYAAVRMIGGGFTCVNGVSDVEFGHDAIYTPTAFGHLTGAETMTWWREQRSRLAVTFLDTDPKARIPWAPGLPMSAKSLASARLMELWAHSVDIYDALGLDPVVKDRIVSTLFLSWQARPNAYRINGLELPDTPLYLSVTLPSGELWNRGEPDAANRISGTARDWALVAVRRRNWMDTDLEVVGDEARRFAGIVQTFAGEASSVAPPKNPR; from the coding sequence ATGAAGAGCATCGTCAGTGATCTGCTGGCCGAGCAGGCCCAGGTGGACGCCGTCCTGGACGGGCTGCCCGAGAGCGTGTGGAACTCGCCGTCGGCAAACTGCGAGTGGACGATCAAGCAGGAACTGCAGCACGTGGCGGCTTTCGACTACGCCGCGGTGCGGATGATCGGCGGCGGGTTCACCTGCGTCAACGGGGTCTCCGATGTGGAGTTCGGGCACGACGCGATCTACACCCCGACCGCCTTCGGCCACCTGACCGGCGCCGAGACGATGACCTGGTGGCGCGAGCAGCGCAGCCGGCTGGCCGTGACCTTCCTGGACACCGACCCCAAGGCCCGGATCCCGTGGGCGCCGGGGCTGCCGATGTCGGCCAAGTCGCTGGCCTCGGCGCGGCTGATGGAGCTGTGGGCGCATTCGGTGGACATCTACGACGCCCTCGGCCTGGATCCGGTGGTCAAGGACCGGATCGTCAGCACCTTGTTCCTGTCCTGGCAGGCCCGTCCGAACGCTTACCGGATCAACGGGCTCGAGCTGCCCGATACCCCGCTCTACCTGTCGGTGACGTTGCCGTCGGGGGAGCTGTGGAATCGCGGCGAGCCGGACGCCGCCAACCGGATCAGCGGCACGGCCCGGGACTGGGCGCTGGTCGCCGTGCGACGCCGCAACTGGATGGACACCGACCTGGAAGTGGTCGGTGACGAGGCCCGACGGTTCGCCGGCATCGTCCAGACCTTCGCCGGGGAAGCCTCCTCGGTGGCTCCGCCGAAGAACCCGCGGTAG
- a CDS encoding acyl-CoA dehydrogenase, producing MDFQITEEQELLLESLREVMARSGSEDYMKECYAEHRYPQELVDALNEAGFSMLGVPEEHGGTPVDTLTLMLVAEEICRLGGPHFVFGQALSIADMLEFGSPKQQAECMGEITAGRVGFVLGFTEPQAGSDSSAIATTFTRRDGKVYLNGHKTFMSNAQRARYMLCLARNSEPDTEANKKNAFTMWWVPMAAKGITVEPLSKIGWHMMDTCEVYLDEVELDESDLVGVEGNGFMQLMINFEVERLLMASSLLGMAECAFEDAARYANQRIQFGKPIGAFQLTQEKITYSKLRIENMRNLIHKTAWKIDNGQSVQIDSALAKLYCAQEANKVIDDAMQIMGGIGYTTDCRISRLWLDARVQRIGGGTDEVMIHIAGRSILKQYQD from the coding sequence ATGGACTTCCAGATCACTGAGGAGCAGGAACTCCTGCTGGAGAGCCTGCGCGAAGTGATGGCGCGCTCCGGCAGCGAGGACTACATGAAGGAGTGCTACGCCGAGCATCGCTACCCCCAGGAACTGGTGGACGCTCTGAACGAGGCGGGCTTCTCGATGCTGGGCGTGCCCGAGGAGCACGGCGGCACGCCGGTCGACACCCTCACCTTGATGCTGGTGGCCGAGGAGATCTGCCGCCTCGGCGGGCCGCACTTCGTCTTCGGACAGGCGCTGTCGATCGCCGACATGCTGGAGTTCGGTTCGCCCAAACAGCAGGCCGAGTGCATGGGCGAGATCACCGCCGGCCGGGTCGGCTTCGTCCTGGGCTTCACCGAACCGCAGGCCGGCTCGGACTCCAGCGCCATCGCCACCACCTTCACCCGCCGCGACGGCAAGGTCTACCTGAACGGCCACAAGACCTTCATGAGCAATGCCCAGCGGGCGCGCTACATGCTCTGCCTGGCCCGCAACTCCGAGCCGGACACCGAGGCCAACAAGAAGAACGCCTTCACCATGTGGTGGGTGCCGATGGCCGCCAAGGGGATCACGGTCGAGCCGCTGTCCAAGATCGGCTGGCACATGATGGACACCTGCGAGGTCTACCTCGACGAGGTCGAGCTGGACGAGTCCGACCTGGTCGGAGTCGAGGGCAACGGCTTCATGCAGCTGATGATCAACTTCGAGGTCGAGCGCCTCCTGATGGCCTCCAGCCTGCTGGGCATGGCTGAGTGCGCCTTCGAGGACGCCGCCCGCTACGCCAACCAGCGGATCCAGTTCGGCAAGCCGATCGGGGCCTTCCAGCTGACCCAGGAGAAGATCACCTACTCCAAGCTGCGCATCGAGAACATGCGCAACCTGATTCACAAGACCGCCTGGAAGATCGACAACGGTCAGTCGGTGCAGATCGACTCGGCGCTGGCCAAGCTCTACTGCGCGCAGGAGGCCAACAAGGTCATCGACGACGCCATGCAGATCATGGGCGGCATCGGCTACACCACCGACTGCCGGATCTCTCGGCTGTGGCTGGACGCCCGGGTGCAGCGGATCGGCGGCGGCACCGACGAAGTGATGATCCACATCGCCGGCCGCTCGATCCTCAAGCAGTACCAGGACTGA